The Flammeovirga agarivorans genome has a window encoding:
- a CDS encoding coiled-coil domain-containing protein translates to MEYLNFFTLSHCVVFACLFLIIGFKKEGFSVDSDPFKVHVQKSALFGGFIVVLFSLMLLLNYIQPAFIEHSKHPKEEDPGKYASLYISYAITLVATFVPLITKCLKEKKEDKNKGFLPYNSIGLIAIVLGSTGLISTLIFFFSGEITYVDSYVSYLSHFIPAVAGLVAILGETFYSEKNISKLTDLGKVLGVVLFIGFSLSSFNASMADKQSQQLNKRIEDAHKDLDDIIKKSSGLDASLTRLTDVINNSNIIQFEDKVDALKNTLAGLSKNISALDTKVKKLPKKDVVEKVMTKVTAIEALEKDLLAKVDQLPSDEDINAINTHLTTLEEKDAHLETQINKIPTSIQKINEEVAKLDQTIQSIKEGMLDKEDINRRLDELDASYKTLSELIEKMPTEISKDIAKQKTLKETKEDPSKPTGDLAETGNGNTDKSLSKNDGG, encoded by the coding sequence ATGGAATACTTAAATTTTTTTACTCTCTCTCACTGTGTAGTATTTGCCTGCCTGTTTCTAATTATCGGTTTTAAAAAAGAAGGATTTTCTGTAGATAGCGATCCGTTCAAAGTTCATGTGCAAAAATCTGCATTGTTTGGAGGCTTTATTGTCGTTCTTTTCTCATTAATGCTATTATTGAATTATATTCAACCGGCGTTTATTGAGCATTCAAAACACCCTAAAGAAGAGGACCCGGGTAAATACGCCAGTTTGTATATCTCATATGCCATTACCTTGGTGGCCACTTTTGTTCCTTTAATCACAAAATGCCTGAAAGAAAAAAAGGAAGACAAGAACAAAGGTTTTCTACCTTATAACTCTATTGGTTTAATTGCTATCGTACTTGGTTCTACCGGATTGATCTCAACTCTAATCTTCTTTTTCAGTGGTGAGATCACTTATGTAGACAGCTATGTTTCTTACTTAAGTCATTTTATTCCTGCAGTAGCAGGTCTAGTCGCCATTCTTGGAGAAACTTTTTACAGTGAAAAGAACATTTCAAAACTTACTGATCTAGGTAAAGTTTTGGGTGTCGTATTATTTATTGGTTTCTCTTTGTCATCGTTTAATGCAAGTATGGCGGATAAGCAAAGTCAACAATTGAATAAAAGAATAGAAGATGCCCATAAAGACTTAGACGATATTATTAAGAAGTCTTCAGGATTAGACGCGTCACTTACCAGATTAACTGATGTGATCAATAACAGTAATATCATTCAATTTGAAGATAAGGTAGATGCCTTGAAGAATACGTTAGCGGGGCTTTCAAAAAATATTTCTGCCTTGGATACAAAAGTGAAAAAGTTACCCAAAAAAGATGTAGTTGAAAAGGTGATGACAAAAGTGACAGCAATTGAAGCTTTAGAAAAAGACTTATTGGCTAAAGTAGATCAATTACCTTCTGACGAAGACATCAATGCTATTAATACCCATCTCACGACATTGGAAGAAAAGGATGCTCATTTGGAAACACAGATAAACAAGATTCCAACAAGTATTCAGAAAATAAATGAAGAGGTGGCAAAACTAGACCAAACCATCCAATCAATAAAGGAAGGCATGTTGGATAAGGAAGATATCAATCGTAGGTTGGATGAGCTGGATGCTTCCTATAAAACGCTTAGTGAACTGATTGAAAAGATGCCAACAGAAATTAGTAAAGATATCGCGAAACAAAAGACTTTAAAAGAGACAAAAGAAGATCCATCAAAACCCACTGGTGATTTAGCTGAGACGGGTAATGGCAACACCGATAAATCTTTAAGTAAAAATGATGGTGGATAA
- a CDS encoding bile acid:sodium symporter family protein: protein MNETSTLLLGLALAIIMLGMGLSLTLDDFKRVAENPTAVILGLVLQLVVLPIVAFGIGYYLALPSFIAVGLIILAACPGGPTSNLITHLAKGDTALSVSLTAVSSFATIVTIPFVINMGSTFFISQDQEILLDVPETIKKIMIVSIIPIILGMAIRRFSTTFAHKMAKPTRIASAVILIVMILGIVIKERDNVIEYFSQAGSAALLLNVITMGIGFLAAKLFRLKTPQATSIAIETGIQNGTMAITIAIGIMGRVDLSIAAGVYSLIMFFTSGALIFFFSKKNEKESSRIPLTNN, encoded by the coding sequence ATGAATGAAACTAGTACGCTATTGCTCGGCTTGGCTTTAGCCATCATTATGTTGGGTATGGGATTGTCGCTCACCTTAGATGATTTTAAAAGAGTAGCAGAAAATCCTACTGCTGTAATTTTAGGACTCGTTTTACAATTGGTTGTTTTACCGATTGTGGCTTTTGGTATTGGCTATTATTTAGCGTTGCCATCGTTTATTGCAGTAGGATTAATTATCCTTGCAGCATGCCCAGGGGGACCAACATCCAATCTTATCACACATTTGGCCAAAGGAGATACTGCATTGTCGGTGTCATTAACAGCCGTAAGTAGTTTTGCTACAATTGTTACTATTCCTTTTGTGATCAATATGGGATCAACATTTTTTATCAGCCAAGATCAGGAGATCTTATTGGATGTACCTGAAACAATCAAGAAGATTATGATTGTAAGTATTATTCCGATTATTTTGGGAATGGCGATTAGAAGGTTTTCAACCACCTTTGCACATAAGATGGCTAAACCTACAAGAATTGCATCTGCAGTTATTTTAATTGTGATGATATTGGGTATTGTGATCAAAGAAAGAGATAATGTGATCGAATATTTCTCTCAAGCAGGATCGGCGGCATTACTTTTAAATGTAATCACAATGGGAATCGGTTTCTTAGCGGCTAAATTATTCCGCTTAAAAACACCTCAAGCAACTTCTATTGCCATTGAAACAGGAATACAGAATGGTACTATGGCGATTACCATTGCAATAGGTATTATGGGAAGAGTAGACCTATCTATTGCTGCAGGTGTATATTCATTAATCATGTTCTTTACATCTGGAGCATTAATCTTCTTTTTCTCTAAGAAAAATGAAAAAGAATCGAGTAGGATACCACTTACAAATAACTAA
- a CDS encoding 3-hydroxyacyl-CoA dehydrogenase family protein: MQNISVIGSGTMGNGIAHVFAQNGFKVSLVDISEAALEKAVKTITKNLDRLIAKEKITEEVKQSTLANLTTYSKMEEGVKEADLVVEAATENVDLKLKIFEDLDRLTKPEAILASNTSSISITKIAACTQRPEKVIGMHFMNPVPMMKLVEVINGYLTDESTTNFVVDMSKKIGKVPVPANDYAGFVANRILMPMINEAIISLQNGVAGVEEIDTIMKLGMAHPMGPLQLADFIGLDVCLSIMRVLQEGLGDDKYAPSPLLVNMVQAGIKGVKSGEGFYDWVEGNNKALVVSKRFK; this comes from the coding sequence ATGCAAAACATCTCAGTCATTGGGTCAGGTACTATGGGCAATGGTATCGCTCATGTTTTTGCGCAGAACGGATTTAAAGTATCTCTTGTAGATATTTCTGAAGCGGCACTTGAAAAAGCAGTGAAAACGATCACTAAAAACTTGGATCGTTTGATTGCAAAAGAAAAAATCACAGAAGAAGTAAAGCAGTCTACTTTAGCCAACTTAACTACTTATTCTAAGATGGAAGAAGGAGTAAAAGAAGCAGATCTAGTAGTAGAGGCAGCAACAGAGAATGTTGATCTCAAATTAAAGATCTTTGAGGACCTGGATCGTTTGACAAAGCCTGAAGCCATTTTAGCTTCCAACACCTCATCAATTTCTATCACAAAGATTGCTGCGTGTACTCAGCGACCAGAGAAAGTCATTGGTATGCATTTTATGAATCCAGTACCGATGATGAAGTTGGTGGAAGTGATAAATGGGTACCTCACTGATGAATCAACCACTAACTTTGTTGTTGACATGTCAAAAAAGATTGGTAAGGTTCCAGTACCTGCCAATGACTATGCCGGCTTTGTTGCCAATAGGATTTTAATGCCAATGATCAACGAAGCAATTATTTCACTTCAGAATGGTGTAGCAGGTGTAGAAGAAATCGATACGATTATGAAATTGGGTATGGCTCATCCAATGGGGCCACTACAATTGGCAGATTTTATTGGATTAGATGTTTGTTTATCCATCATGAGAGTTTTACAGGAGGGGTTAGGAGATGATAAGTATGCTCCTAGTCCATTGTTGGTCAATATGGTGCAAGCGGGCATCAAAGGAGTGAAATCTGGAGAAGGATTTTATGATTGGGTAGAAGGAAACAATAAAGCTCTTGTAGTGAGTAAGCGTTTTAAATAG
- a CDS encoding lysophospholipid acyltransferase family protein: MTSKQTELHSIVKKSEKSLATEVLSEEKTNDSVRLINDTAPKEIKENAHILDDHFDVGYAYSISKLLLKFINEGYFRIKFVGFDKIPERNNPDAPIIYASNHSGMAFPWDAIAFVSGLFDKTDYDLQNSVRAITAPALSRSQFMNPFTLKNFWKKLGAIDATWLNYETAMHYNGSNILVYPEGVPGIGKGFNNKYSLQRLATSTLRMSIKYKTDIVPFATVNGEYINPFSYSVSLLNDFVQKLGIPFLPIGVMTTLIPIQPWMFYFAFPANLTFVRGKRISPYKMVGERSIEDISEEEIYALSEEIHDQMQIELDKAVAIYGQKPYDLMDLLSVNLKDINRAFKFFPALWPIVFKKHSEDFKSLRKELEENGGYSKDAQEQLDIVRPIVDQQKELDVSLSSVVDTIVENPEILLFYTPIAGLLHIFSSK; this comes from the coding sequence ATGACCTCTAAACAAACGGAATTACACAGTATTGTGAAAAAATCGGAGAAATCACTAGCTACTGAGGTATTATCAGAAGAAAAAACAAATGACAGCGTTCGTTTGATTAATGATACTGCCCCAAAAGAAATCAAAGAGAATGCTCATATTTTAGATGATCATTTCGATGTTGGGTATGCTTATAGTATATCTAAATTATTGCTGAAATTTATCAATGAGGGTTATTTCAGAATTAAGTTTGTCGGTTTCGATAAGATTCCTGAACGCAACAACCCTGATGCCCCAATTATATATGCAAGTAATCACTCAGGAATGGCTTTCCCATGGGATGCAATAGCCTTTGTTTCTGGATTATTTGATAAAACGGATTACGACCTACAGAATAGTGTTAGAGCAATTACAGCCCCCGCTCTTTCCCGTAGTCAGTTTATGAATCCCTTCACTTTAAAGAACTTCTGGAAAAAACTCGGTGCCATTGATGCTACTTGGTTGAATTATGAAACAGCCATGCATTACAATGGCTCTAATATTTTGGTATATCCAGAAGGTGTTCCCGGTATTGGCAAAGGTTTCAATAATAAATACTCCCTTCAACGTTTAGCCACTTCTACGTTGAGAATGAGTATTAAGTATAAAACAGATATTGTTCCTTTTGCAACAGTCAACGGTGAATACATCAATCCTTTTAGTTATAGTGTTTCCCTATTGAATGATTTTGTTCAAAAACTGGGAATCCCATTTCTACCGATTGGGGTTATGACCACACTGATCCCTATTCAGCCGTGGATGTTTTATTTTGCCTTCCCTGCCAACTTAACTTTTGTAAGAGGTAAAAGAATCAGCCCTTATAAAATGGTAGGTGAAAGAAGTATTGAGGATATTTCCGAAGAAGAAATTTATGCCCTTAGCGAGGAAATTCATGATCAAATGCAGATAGAACTTGATAAAGCTGTTGCTATTTATGGTCAGAAACCCTATGATTTAATGGATTTGTTGTCCGTTAATCTAAAAGACATCAACCGAGCGTTTAAATTCTTCCCTGCACTGTGGCCTATAGTATTCAAAAAGCACAGTGAAGATTTTAAATCACTCAGAAAAGAATTGGAAGAGAATGGTGGCTACTCCAAAGATGCACAAGAGCAACTTGATATTGTAAGGCCTATCGTCGATCAACAAAAAGAATTAGATGTTTCATTGAGTTCTGTGGTCGATACTATCGTTGAAAATCCTGAGATTTTATTGTTTTACACCCCTATTGCAGGTTTGTTACATATCTTCTCATCAAAATAA
- a CDS encoding caspase family protein, whose amino-acid sequence MLTFKRITLLLTFTFFFSLLLFAQEQIDTNSTNRGLTPKIDNYSSKITDSRKYALIIGSDQYEGKPMWRDLKNAEYDATSMKELLEVKYNFETELLLSPTKNDVLKTIISYHDKLKRDDRFLVFIAGHGDYDKTIYNDGFLVFKDTKPSTEDFARSTYLAYNQLNGILNSLPSKHVGIILDVCFGGTFNNKVNSYRSGNKVYDSKSTTTYAKQKLAKKSRLFLTSGALEPVPDGYAEKHSPFCYLLLDALENGDKNGHPITLSWLHQQAQLNITESMYGFFGDNQPGSEFIIGGIKSSDNSSLVNKLLEEKNLKLEAERREREARSLVLTQDAREAYAQKNYTDVVRNLVDAYELDSTNYDLQKVYYKMMLEHDSLYFSQKLSEPPLPQQKLIKTDSSVISDFSYYGISVDYEGRKIFAYSDNPYNRLYHILDFNGNVLKSFDKEFNFNSAIFKNNRIYTYYDGKLNVYNDEFKKVYDFKINNDISINNKGAFQVSKDELIVIEESKGSYMFYKRNKKIANIKIENSDFVSNIFFDKNQNITFCYHKMTKNNEGESREYITYNLKGKKVKTIPQKDNFYYSFRNIFSSSDGHVLLTINNNVLLDEIQMNNDSIDYIFYINKSFKLTKEKFELRDDKTTYIKEVNDSLKISNSNDYPHDFLLLNDSIVVIAHKHDILIKSISSNKIISRFKINGSFIKMYTNGNGFYLLTNKSIQHISKNGTIINETKLPLSTCIDFSFSPKNETIIVYYWNGRFSVLNKNLRFKCLLFNSDDGPIDTRRSAYFLNEETFIINGGFYEVYEQKKLEGKPIIFNSKGEIIKILPGTIINQYWTNDNWMDKIIRIKNNHYILLTAEENTKKPYMYEINSDGEIIYLFQKELESYNHPLSYSDKLNHLDSLSFSFLSSIDEDWAYKWFDNGWNRVESSNLIYGVSLNVNYNIFNFLDKRTLPVRKKTVTRINNKLTPILLTDQVEVFNSQYTHTNQINIKYDDSKTINDSLFSLSNHNILDNKVVTDILIFNINSKEIIYKLNKPIQLENTSISYHVINEILKIQLYSHIGGSFSTILVNLTNRNFTDPIPFEINNNDLDTNSSKYIAYYSYQNNTILNLLNRNTLRTICLFNQNEQISNNQSYNRRIINIGEDIYVKTYNTLYFLDVPNKSLNPIKEFKPITQKNDFNIYSSKTFTTLSKEYYIKDNHDPDTPNKFTFQDSVFKHIEIPSNHDDDYIHVLFKKDKFIVLQNERDSYFFNYYVGKNRLEYLNKGPNYNSINFFNHENLFIGIKDNKVSILNNEGKNLVTLSFNRKIFSANFYSGYLKIISNSDGLYEGEISLQENKNNVHCIPLIKNGLLNLKKTVLFE is encoded by the coding sequence ATGTTGACTTTCAAACGTATCACGCTACTACTTACATTTACCTTCTTCTTCTCTCTACTACTATTTGCCCAAGAACAAATAGATACCAATAGTACCAATAGAGGCCTTACACCTAAAATAGACAATTATAGCTCTAAAATTACTGATAGCCGTAAATATGCTCTGATTATTGGCTCTGATCAATATGAAGGTAAACCTATGTGGAGAGACCTTAAAAATGCAGAGTATGATGCAACAAGTATGAAAGAACTATTAGAAGTTAAATATAATTTTGAAACCGAACTATTACTTTCTCCTACAAAAAATGATGTTTTAAAGACAATTATATCTTACCATGATAAACTTAAAAGGGATGATCGATTTCTAGTTTTTATTGCTGGTCATGGAGATTATGATAAGACTATTTATAATGATGGTTTTTTAGTTTTCAAAGATACAAAACCATCTACTGAAGATTTTGCAAGAAGTACTTATTTGGCATATAATCAACTCAATGGAATTCTTAATTCTTTACCTTCTAAACATGTTGGAATTATTTTAGATGTTTGCTTTGGAGGAACATTTAATAACAAAGTAAACTCTTATCGATCTGGGAATAAAGTTTATGACTCAAAAAGTACTACGACATATGCAAAACAGAAATTAGCTAAAAAATCAAGATTATTCTTAACATCAGGTGCATTAGAACCTGTACCCGATGGGTATGCTGAAAAGCACTCACCTTTTTGTTATTTACTACTTGATGCTTTAGAAAATGGTGATAAAAATGGACATCCTATCACACTGTCATGGCTCCACCAACAAGCTCAGTTAAATATAACAGAATCAATGTATGGTTTCTTTGGAGATAACCAACCTGGAAGCGAGTTTATCATTGGAGGAATAAAAAGTAGTGATAACTCATCTCTTGTGAACAAATTATTGGAAGAGAAAAACCTTAAGTTAGAAGCCGAAAGGAGGGAGAGAGAGGCAAGAAGCCTTGTACTTACTCAAGACGCTAGAGAGGCTTATGCTCAGAAGAACTATACTGATGTTGTACGAAACCTAGTAGATGCTTATGAATTAGATAGTACTAATTATGACCTTCAAAAAGTATATTATAAGATGATGTTAGAACATGATTCTTTATACTTTAGTCAAAAGTTAAGTGAGCCTCCTCTTCCACAACAAAAATTAATCAAAACTGACTCTTCTGTTATTTCCGATTTTTCTTATTATGGGATCAGTGTAGATTATGAAGGACGAAAAATATTTGCCTATTCTGATAATCCATATAACCGATTATACCATATTCTTGACTTTAATGGAAATGTATTAAAATCATTCGATAAAGAATTCAATTTCAACTCTGCTATTTTTAAGAATAATAGAATATATACATATTATGATGGAAAACTTAATGTATACAATGATGAATTTAAAAAAGTCTATGATTTCAAAATCAATAATGATATATCTATAAATAACAAAGGAGCTTTTCAAGTCTCAAAAGATGAATTGATTGTAATAGAAGAATCAAAAGGCTCTTATATGTTCTATAAACGGAACAAAAAAATAGCGAATATTAAAATTGAGAACTCTGACTTTGTCAGTAATATTTTCTTTGATAAGAACCAGAATATTACATTTTGTTATCATAAAATGACGAAAAATAATGAAGGTGAAAGTAGAGAGTATATTACGTATAACTTGAAAGGTAAAAAAGTCAAAACTATACCACAAAAAGATAATTTTTATTATTCATTCAGAAATATATTTAGCTCTTCCGATGGACATGTTTTATTAACTATCAATAACAATGTTCTTTTAGATGAAATCCAAATGAATAACGATTCTATTGATTATATTTTTTACATCAATAAAAGTTTCAAGCTTACTAAAGAGAAATTTGAATTACGAGACGACAAAACTACATATATCAAAGAAGTTAATGACTCTTTAAAGATTAGTAACAGTAATGATTACCCTCATGACTTTCTTTTATTGAATGATTCTATTGTTGTCATTGCACATAAACATGACATCCTTATAAAATCTATTTCTTCAAATAAGATAATTTCAAGATTTAAAATAAATGGTTCCTTTATTAAAATGTATACTAATGGCAATGGATTTTATTTACTAACAAATAAATCTATACAGCACATTTCCAAAAATGGAACTATTATAAATGAAACAAAATTACCTTTAAGCACTTGTATTGATTTTTCATTTTCACCAAAAAATGAAACTATTATAGTATATTATTGGAATGGAAGATTTTCTGTTCTAAATAAAAATTTGAGATTTAAATGTCTACTTTTTAATAGTGATGACGGTCCTATTGATACTAGAAGAAGTGCTTATTTTTTAAATGAAGAAACATTTATAATCAATGGTGGATTTTATGAAGTTTATGAACAAAAAAAATTAGAAGGGAAACCAATAATTTTTAATTCTAAAGGTGAAATAATTAAAATACTACCTGGAACTATTATAAATCAATATTGGACAAACGATAATTGGATGGATAAGATTATTAGAATAAAAAATAATCATTATATATTACTAACTGCAGAAGAAAATACTAAGAAACCTTATATGTATGAGATAAACTCAGATGGTGAAATAATATATTTATTTCAAAAAGAATTAGAGTCATATAATCATCCATTAAGTTATTCTGATAAATTAAATCATTTAGACTCTTTATCATTTTCTTTTTTGTCTAGTATTGATGAAGATTGGGCTTATAAATGGTTTGATAATGGTTGGAATAGGGTTGAAAGCTCTAATTTGATTTATGGTGTATCTTTAAATGTTAATTATAATATCTTTAATTTTTTAGATAAAAGAACATTACCAGTAAGAAAAAAAACTGTCACTAGAATTAACAACAAATTAACCCCGATACTATTAACAGACCAAGTAGAAGTATTTAACTCCCAATATACTCATACCAATCAAATAAATATCAAATATGACGATAGTAAAACAATCAATGATAGTTTGTTCTCATTATCAAATCATAATATACTAGATAATAAAGTTGTCACAGATATTTTAATTTTTAATATAAATAGCAAAGAAATTATTTATAAATTAAATAAACCAATTCAACTTGAAAACACTTCTATTTCATATCATGTTATTAATGAAATACTAAAAATTCAATTATACTCTCATATTGGAGGATCCTTTTCAACCATATTGGTAAATTTGACTAATAGAAATTTCACAGATCCAATACCATTTGAAATAAATAATAATGATTTAGATACTAACTCTAGTAAATACATAGCTTATTATTCATATCAAAATAATACTATTTTAAATCTACTTAATAGAAATACTTTGAGAACAATATGTTTGTTTAATCAAAATGAGCAAATTTCTAATAACCAATCTTACAACAGAAGAATAATAAATATTGGTGAAGACATTTATGTTAAAACTTATAACACACTGTATTTTCTTGATGTACCAAACAAAAGTCTTAATCCAATAAAAGAATTCAAGCCTATTACTCAGAAAAATGATTTTAATATATATTCATCAAAAACATTTACGACTCTTTCAAAAGAATATTATATAAAAGATAACCACGACCCTGATACCCCAAATAAATTTACTTTTCAAGATTCCGTTTTTAAACATATTGAAATTCCATCTAATCATGATGACGATTATATTCACGTCCTTTTTAAGAAGGATAAATTCATTGTATTACAAAATGAAAGAGATTCATATTTTTTTAATTACTATGTGGGTAAGAACAGGTTAGAATACCTTAATAAAGGTCCTAATTATAATTCTATAAACTTTTTTAATCATGAGAATTTATTTATCGGGATTAAAGATAATAAGGTCAGTATTCTAAATAATGAGGGAAAAAATTTGGTCACTTTAAGTTTTAATAGAAAAATTTTTTCTGCTAACTTTTATTCTGGGTATCTAAAAATCATCTCTAATTCCGATGGATTATATGAAGGTGAAATCAGCTTACAGGAAAATAAAAATAATGTACATTGTATACCTCTCATTAAAAATGGTTTACTGAATCTTAAAAAAACTGTTTTATTTGAATAA
- the lysS gene encoding lysine--tRNA ligase: MQILSEQEVLRREKRQQIMDLGIDPYPAAKFDVNVSAEDILKNFERRPNDYGTITIAGRLMSVREMGKASFAEIQDATGRIQVYIARDEICPGEDKTMYNKVFKKLLDRGDFIGIEGFVFKTQVGEISIHAKSLKVLSKSLKPLPAVKITKDEDGNETVHDAFTDPELRYRQRYVDLVVNKGVKETFLKRTKIINAMRSFFNDHGHLEVDTPVLQAIPGGAAASPFVTHHNALDIPLYLRIANELYLKRLIVGGFDGVYEFSRNFRNEGMDRTHNPEFTAVEIYVAYKDYNWMMEFTEQCLEHVAMAANGTTDAKVGDNEISFKAPYRRVTMAEAIMEHTGKDINGKSVEELRVFCDELGIEHDETMGKGKLIDEIFGEKCEGNYIQPTFITDYPVEMSPLCKRHRDNPELTERFELMVNGKEVANAYSELNDPIDQRERFEEQMKLMEAGDDEAMFIDQDFLRALEYGMPPTSGLGIGIDRLVMMLTDNASIQEVLFFPQMRPEKWPVASSEEQWSSIGVEKDLVPVMHKLGFYMVSDLADKAAGKLMNDFIGMKKKLKLKQIPNPSKDLVESWITKAASVAE, encoded by the coding sequence ATGCAAATTCTTAGCGAACAGGAAGTACTCCGTAGAGAAAAAAGACAACAGATCATGGATCTTGGTATTGATCCATATCCAGCGGCAAAATTTGACGTAAACGTTTCTGCTGAAGATATATTAAAGAACTTCGAACGTAGACCAAACGATTACGGTACAATTACTATTGCTGGTCGTCTTATGAGCGTTCGTGAAATGGGTAAAGCATCGTTTGCTGAAATTCAAGATGCAACAGGCCGTATCCAAGTTTACATCGCAAGAGACGAAATTTGTCCAGGTGAAGACAAGACGATGTACAATAAGGTGTTCAAGAAACTTTTAGATCGAGGAGACTTTATTGGAATCGAGGGTTTTGTATTCAAAACTCAAGTTGGTGAAATCAGTATTCATGCGAAAAGCTTGAAGGTTTTATCAAAATCGTTGAAACCGCTTCCAGCTGTAAAGATCACTAAGGATGAGGACGGTAACGAAACTGTTCATGATGCATTCACAGATCCAGAATTAAGATACCGTCAACGTTATGTTGATTTGGTAGTAAATAAAGGTGTTAAGGAAACGTTCTTAAAGAGAACGAAAATCATTAACGCTATGCGTAGCTTCTTCAATGATCACGGTCATTTAGAAGTGGATACTCCAGTGCTTCAGGCAATCCCTGGTGGTGCAGCAGCAAGCCCATTTGTTACTCATCATAATGCTTTGGATATACCTTTATACCTTAGAATTGCCAACGAGCTTTACTTAAAGCGTTTGATCGTAGGTGGTTTTGATGGTGTATATGAGTTCTCTCGTAACTTCCGTAATGAAGGTATGGACAGAACACACAACCCAGAGTTTACAGCTGTTGAGATCTATGTTGCGTACAAAGATTACAACTGGATGATGGAGTTTACTGAGCAATGTTTAGAGCATGTTGCTATGGCAGCAAATGGTACAACAGATGCGAAAGTAGGAGATAACGAAATCTCATTCAAAGCTCCATACCGTCGAGTAACAATGGCTGAGGCAATTATGGAACACACAGGTAAAGACATCAACGGTAAGTCTGTTGAAGAATTACGTGTATTCTGTGATGAGTTAGGCATTGAGCATGACGAAACTATGGGTAAAGGTAAATTGATCGATGAGATCTTTGGTGAGAAATGTGAGGGGAACTATATCCAACCTACATTTATTACTGACTATCCTGTAGAGATGTCTCCTTTATGTAAGCGTCACCGCGATAATCCTGAATTAACAGAGCGTTTTGAGTTGATGGTAAATGGTAAAGAGGTAGCGAATGCTTACTCTGAGCTTAACGATCCAATCGACCAAAGAGAGCGTTTTGAAGAGCAAATGAAGTTAATGGAAGCTGGTGATGACGAAGCAATGTTTATCGACCAAGACTTCTTAAGAGCATTAGAATATGGTATGCCTCCTACATCTGGTTTAGGTATTGGTATCGACCGTCTTGTAATGATGTTAACAGATAATGCTTCTATCCAAGAAGTATTGTTCTTCCCTCAAATGCGTCCTGAAAAATGGCCTGTAGCTTCTTCTGAAGAGCAATGGTCGTCGATCGGTGTTGAGAAAGATTTAGTTCCTGTGATGCACAAGTTAGGTTTCTACATGGTATCTGACTTAGCAGATAAAGCCGCTGGTAAATTAATGAACGACTTCATCGGTATGAAGAAGAAGTTGAAATTAAAGCAAATCCCTAACCCATCGAAGGACTTAGTGGAAAGCTGGATTACAAAAGCAGCTTCAGTAGCAGAATAA
- a CDS encoding VOC family protein — translation METLSSLYTSKEYIRIFIKFKDEKDFINSYINNFNAKVEYVFEMPKYGQLRVVALTSPFGNISVVITDSLEGFPAYLVNTKVLYWTDDIDKVIAAAKKENFIIHQEKTPVPIGYQGRFEMPGGYVVELAEVNDGGKKYFNPDLEELGYIS, via the coding sequence ATGGAAACATTATCATCACTTTATACAAGTAAAGAGTACATTCGCATTTTTATCAAATTCAAGGATGAAAAAGATTTTATCAATTCATATATCAATAACTTTAATGCTAAGGTCGAATATGTGTTTGAAATGCCTAAATATGGTCAACTAAGAGTGGTTGCTTTAACTTCTCCTTTTGGCAATATCTCTGTAGTAATTACAGACTCATTAGAGGGTTTTCCTGCTTACCTTGTCAATACCAAAGTTCTTTATTGGACAGATGATATTGACAAAGTAATTGCCGCTGCAAAGAAAGAAAACTTCATCATTCATCAAGAGAAAACTCCTGTACCTATCGGGTACCAAGGAAGGTTCGAAATGCCTGGCGGCTATGTTGTTGAGTTGGCGGAAGTCAATGATGGAGGGAAAAAGTATTTTAATCCTGATCTTGAAGAGTTAGGGTATATCTCTTAG